The following are encoded in a window of Arthrobacter sp. NicSoilB4 genomic DNA:
- a CDS encoding phosphatase PAP2 family protein, which yields MTRVLDPQRLSTGRVLAASTALLTLGAVLGGLLVADVSLPPFQGLDEGWSRWIMSLQSPFWDGINGFLNVAGYRGVLVVHGLLVLALLLRRRPQTAIFAAAAGIAVLAFTQILKAGILRDRPENTIVLTDTGSFPSGHVASTAAFLVVVALLVGRGWVWVLAGFGVLAMMVSRTYLSAHWLADTVGGVCLAVPVVLLLWLLFENICIQENADARRLLTWRARASRRRRAAAHQESES from the coding sequence ATGACCCGAGTGCTGGACCCCCAGCGATTGTCAACGGGCCGCGTGCTCGCGGCCAGCACCGCACTGCTCACTCTGGGCGCGGTCCTCGGGGGACTTCTGGTGGCGGACGTGAGCCTGCCACCCTTCCAGGGCCTGGACGAGGGCTGGTCCCGCTGGATCATGTCGCTGCAGAGCCCGTTCTGGGACGGAATCAATGGTTTCCTCAACGTGGCCGGGTACCGGGGAGTCCTGGTGGTCCACGGGCTGCTCGTGCTGGCGCTCCTGCTGAGGAGACGCCCGCAGACGGCCATCTTCGCCGCCGCCGCAGGTATCGCCGTCCTGGCTTTTACACAGATCCTCAAGGCCGGGATTCTCCGGGACCGGCCGGAAAACACGATTGTCCTGACCGACACGGGTTCCTTCCCCTCGGGACATGTGGCCAGCACCGCGGCGTTCCTGGTGGTGGTGGCTCTTCTCGTGGGGCGCGGGTGGGTGTGGGTCCTGGCGGGTTTTGGCGTGCTCGCAATGATGGTCAGCCGCACGTACCTGTCCGCCCACTGGCTCGCTGACACCGTCGGCGGCGTCTGCCTGGCCGTCCCGGTGGTGCTCCTGCTCTGGCTGTTATTCGAGAACATATGCATCCAGGAGAATGCAGACGCCCGCCGGCTCCTTACTTGGCGTGCAAGGGCTTCGCGGCGCCGGCGAGCAGCAGCGCACCAAGAATCGGAATCATGA
- a CDS encoding MFS transporter: MTQTATRPQLKAAAAATFLIFGINGLVFASWAARIPAVTDILHISSGQMGTLLLCVAAGSLIALPTAGHVVGRIGTANAVRAAGLVAAVAGVGVALALLAESVPGTGVALFFFGMGIGLWDVSQNIEGADVEHKLGRTIMPQFHAAFSGGAFLGALIGAGLAGLGVGLPAHLLVIAAIVAVLTMTAPRYFLPHTPAPARVAGEAREPKGRSAWTDGRTLLIGVVVLGATLTEGAGNDWIAKAAVDGLDATESTGALLFAAFVLAMTAVRFFGGRAIDAYGRVAVLRASMAAAAAGLGLFVLADDLWLATAGAVLWGAGAALAFPMGMSAAADDPKHAAARVAVVSTIGYVAFLAGPPLLGYLGDLIGIRLALLAIMIPILGALLLAGAAKPLHAK; this comes from the coding sequence ATGACCCAGACGGCAACCCGCCCGCAGCTCAAAGCCGCCGCCGCGGCGACCTTCCTGATTTTCGGGATCAACGGGCTTGTGTTCGCCAGTTGGGCCGCCCGGATCCCCGCAGTGACGGACATCCTGCACATCTCCTCGGGGCAGATGGGAACCCTGCTGTTGTGCGTGGCGGCGGGATCCCTGATTGCGCTGCCTACTGCCGGCCACGTGGTGGGCCGCATCGGCACGGCGAATGCCGTCAGGGCCGCCGGTCTGGTCGCCGCAGTGGCCGGCGTCGGCGTGGCGCTGGCGCTGCTGGCAGAGTCCGTCCCCGGGACCGGGGTCGCACTGTTCTTCTTCGGCATGGGGATCGGGCTCTGGGACGTGTCCCAGAACATCGAGGGCGCTGACGTGGAACATAAACTCGGGCGCACCATCATGCCGCAGTTCCATGCCGCCTTCAGCGGCGGCGCCTTCCTGGGCGCCCTGATCGGCGCGGGACTCGCGGGACTCGGCGTCGGGCTCCCCGCGCACCTGCTGGTGATCGCCGCCATCGTGGCGGTGCTGACGATGACCGCGCCGCGCTACTTCCTGCCGCATACCCCTGCCCCCGCCCGAGTGGCCGGGGAAGCGAGGGAACCCAAGGGCCGCTCAGCCTGGACCGACGGGCGCACGCTGCTGATCGGCGTCGTGGTGCTGGGCGCGACGCTTACCGAAGGCGCCGGCAACGACTGGATCGCCAAGGCCGCCGTGGACGGACTGGACGCCACGGAGTCCACCGGCGCGCTGCTGTTCGCCGCCTTTGTCCTGGCAATGACTGCAGTGCGCTTCTTCGGCGGCCGGGCAATTGACGCCTACGGCCGGGTGGCCGTCCTGCGCGCCAGCATGGCGGCCGCCGCCGCGGGGCTGGGGCTCTTCGTCCTGGCCGACGACCTCTGGCTGGCCACGGCCGGCGCGGTGCTCTGGGGGGCGGGCGCTGCCCTCGCGTTCCCGATGGGGATGTCCGCAGCAGCCGACGATCCGAAGCACGCAGCCGCCCGCGTGGCGGTGGTCTCCACGATCGGGTACGTCGCTTTCCTGGCCGGCCCGCCGCTGCTGGGCTACCTCGGTGACCTGATCGGCATCCGGCTGGCGCTGCTGGCCATCATGATTCCGATTCTTGGTGCGCTGCTGCTCGCCGGCGCCGCGAAGCCCTTGCACGCCAAGTAA
- a CDS encoding DeoR/GlpR family DNA-binding transcription regulator: MSTEERHRRIGELLRHREHVTVDELMTECGASGATIRRDLDVLELHGVLRRVHGGARSLVLRGGNPEYGQRELEDHAVKVRIAAGVAALLKDRSHVWLDSGTTATEVARQLQQREMTLMPMSLQAVNVISDGGTAPGRRPELLLPGGSLTPGELSFRGPMTESNIRSLRFDTAVVTPCALNLRDGLLAHDLDDAAVKRAGLESAGRVVVACSGTKWNASAVALVASLAAVDVLVTDRHLSPEELAQLAQHSVEAVIV, encoded by the coding sequence ATGAGTACTGAGGAGCGCCATCGCCGCATCGGTGAACTGTTGCGCCACCGGGAGCACGTAACGGTCGATGAACTCATGACCGAATGTGGCGCCTCGGGCGCCACGATCCGGCGAGACCTGGATGTCCTGGAACTCCACGGGGTTCTCCGCCGCGTTCACGGCGGTGCCCGAAGCCTGGTGCTGCGTGGCGGGAACCCGGAGTACGGCCAGCGCGAACTTGAAGACCACGCCGTAAAGGTCCGCATTGCGGCCGGCGTCGCCGCCCTGCTCAAGGACCGCAGCCACGTCTGGCTGGACAGCGGCACCACGGCCACGGAGGTGGCCCGCCAGTTGCAGCAGCGGGAAATGACCCTGATGCCGATGTCGCTGCAGGCCGTCAACGTGATTTCCGACGGCGGCACGGCTCCTGGCCGGCGTCCCGAACTGCTGTTGCCGGGCGGGAGCCTGACCCCCGGGGAATTGTCCTTCCGCGGGCCCATGACGGAATCCAACATCCGTTCGCTGCGGTTTGATACGGCTGTTGTGACGCCCTGCGCGCTGAACCTCCGGGACGGACTGTTGGCCCACGACCTCGACGATGCGGCGGTGAAGCGGGCGGGCCTGGAATCCGCGGGCAGGGTGGTTGTCGCCTGCTCCGGCACGAAATGGAACGCCAGCGCCGTCGCGCTCGTCGCATCCCTGGCCGCCGTCGACGTCCTTGTCACGGACAGGCACTTGAGCCCCGAAGAACTTGCCCAGCTCGCCCAACACTCGGTGGAAGCAGTGATCGTATGA
- a CDS encoding ATP-binding cassette domain-containing protein — protein MAHIDVSNIDYFLSDGTQLLNGVTFKVPDGTKTALIGPNGTGKTTLFRIISGDLVADEGVIGRSGNMGIMRQFVGQVRDDSTVRDLLVSAAPPALAAAARAVDEAELAMVEHDDEPTQMAYAQAIVDWGDAGGYDVETVWDEVCMAALGLPFDRAQHRPASSLSGGEQKRLVLEALFAGPDELLLLDEPDNYLDVPGKRWLEAKLNESKKTVFFISHDRELLNNAAGRIVTLEPGINGAGAWVHGGGFGSYVDARADRNARFEELRKRWDEEHVKLKELVNMYKNKAAFRSDMANRYHAAQTRLAKFLEAGPPEALPIEQNVHMRLKGGRTAKRAIVAEKLELTGLMKPFSTEVWFGDRVGVLGSNGSGKSHFLRLLATGGTDPEREHLPVSDVEIAEVPHDGTVKLGARIRPGFFAQTHVRPDLLGKTLLEILHRGDEHRSGLGREAAAGALDGYGLASQSEQKYESLSGGQQARFQILLLQLSGATLLLLDEPTDNLDLHSAEALERAIDHFEGTVLAVTHDRWFARTFDRFLIFGSDGKVYESAEPVWDEKRVERVR, from the coding sequence GTGGCTCATATTGACGTTTCCAATATCGATTACTTCCTCTCCGACGGCACCCAGTTGCTCAACGGGGTGACCTTCAAGGTCCCGGACGGCACCAAAACAGCGCTGATCGGACCCAACGGAACCGGCAAGACGACACTGTTCCGGATCATCTCGGGCGACCTCGTCGCGGACGAAGGCGTGATCGGGCGCTCCGGCAACATGGGCATCATGCGCCAGTTTGTCGGCCAGGTCCGTGACGACTCCACCGTCCGCGACCTCCTCGTCTCCGCGGCCCCGCCCGCCCTGGCGGCCGCCGCCCGCGCCGTGGACGAAGCCGAGCTGGCGATGGTGGAGCACGACGACGAGCCCACCCAGATGGCCTATGCCCAGGCCATCGTCGACTGGGGCGACGCCGGCGGGTACGACGTCGAAACCGTCTGGGACGAGGTCTGCATGGCGGCCTTGGGGCTGCCCTTTGACCGGGCCCAGCACCGCCCGGCGTCGAGCCTTTCCGGCGGCGAGCAGAAGCGCCTGGTGCTCGAGGCGCTGTTCGCCGGTCCCGACGAGCTCCTGCTCCTCGACGAGCCGGACAACTACCTCGACGTGCCGGGCAAGCGCTGGCTCGAGGCCAAACTCAATGAGTCCAAGAAAACCGTGTTCTTCATCAGCCACGACCGCGAGCTGCTGAACAACGCCGCGGGCCGCATCGTCACCCTGGAACCGGGCATCAACGGCGCCGGCGCCTGGGTCCACGGCGGCGGCTTCGGCTCCTACGTGGATGCCCGCGCGGACCGGAACGCCCGTTTCGAGGAGCTCCGCAAACGCTGGGACGAGGAGCATGTGAAGCTCAAGGAACTCGTCAACATGTACAAAAACAAGGCCGCGTTCCGTTCCGACATGGCCAACCGGTACCACGCCGCCCAGACCCGGCTGGCGAAATTCCTGGAGGCCGGCCCGCCCGAGGCGCTGCCGATCGAACAGAACGTGCACATGCGGCTCAAGGGCGGCAGGACGGCCAAGCGCGCCATTGTGGCGGAGAAGCTGGAGCTCACCGGGCTGATGAAGCCGTTTTCCACCGAGGTCTGGTTCGGCGACCGCGTCGGTGTGCTCGGCTCCAACGGCTCCGGCAAGAGCCACTTCCTGCGGCTGCTCGCCACCGGCGGCACCGACCCGGAACGGGAGCACCTGCCGGTGTCCGACGTCGAGATCGCCGAGGTCCCGCACGACGGCACGGTGAAACTCGGTGCCCGCATTCGGCCGGGCTTCTTCGCCCAGACCCATGTCCGGCCCGACCTGCTCGGCAAGACCCTGCTGGAAATCCTGCACCGCGGCGACGAGCACCGCTCGGGCCTGGGACGGGAGGCCGCGGCCGGCGCCCTGGACGGGTACGGCCTGGCCTCGCAGTCGGAGCAGAAGTACGAATCCCTTTCCGGCGGCCAGCAGGCCCGGTTCCAGATCCTGCTGCTGCAGCTCTCCGGTGCCACCCTGCTGCTGCTCGACGAGCCTACGGACAACCTGGACCTGCACTCGGCCGAGGCGCTGGAGCGGGCCATCGACCACTTCGAGGGCACGGTCCTGGCCGTCACGCACGACCGGTGGTTCGCCCGGACCTTCGACCGCTTCCTGATTTTCGGCTCCGACGGCAAGGTCTACGAATCGGCCGAGCCCGTCTGGGACGAAAAGCGCGTGGAGCGGGTCCGCTGA